AACCGGACAGGTGGCTCGTCCGTTCATTGGAAAGGACGCATTTCAGGAGATAGATATTACCGGCATCACGCTGCCGATAACCAAGCATAACTATCTGGTGGCCTCGGCGCACGAACTGGCGGCTGTGATCAAGGAGTCGTTCCATATCGCCAGCACGGGCAGGCAGGGGCCGGTGCTTGTCGACATACCGCGCGACGTTTTCGTCGAGGAGTCGGAATATCATTATCCAGAGAAGGCGGAACTGCCGGGCTATAAGCCCACCGTCCGCGGCCATCCGGCTCAGATAAAGAAGGCGGTCAAGTTCATAAATGAAGCAAAGCGGCCGCTGATAATAGCGGGAAAGGGAGTCATAGATTCCGGCGCCTGTGCCGAGTTGAAGGAGCTTGCCGAGAAGTCGCAGATACCTGTGGTGAACACGCTGCTCGGCCTCGGATCGTTCCCCGGTACGCATATGCTGTGTCTCGGCATGCTGGGCATGCACGGGCTGGCTCACGCCAATATGGCTGTGAACGCTGCCGATCTTATCATCGCTGTCGGGATGAGGTTCGATGACAGGGCTACGGCCAGCGTGGCCGGGTTCGCGACCAAGGCCCAGATCATTCATATAGATGTAGACCCGGCTGAGATCGGAAAAAACGTCAGGGTTGATGTCCCTATAGTCGGGGATATCCGGCATGTTCTTAAGGTTTTGAACGCTCAGATCGAGGTGGAGAATCATGTCGATTGGATATCCCAGATACAGGAGTGGGAACGCGAGCATCCGCCTCTTGCGATAAGGCAGTGCGAGAGCGTGTTGCCGCAGTATGTGGTGAATCAGATATATGAGGTCACAAAAGGTGAGGCCATAATCGTTACCGGTGTCGGACAGAATCAGATGTTCGCGGCTCACTATTTTAAATACGATAAACCTAATAAGTTTCTTTCTTCGGGAGGTCTCGGCCCCATGGGGTTCGAACTCCCGGCCGCTATGGGCGCAAAGGTAGCTTGTCCACATGATGCCGTATGGTGTGTCGCCGGAGACGGCGGTTTCCAGATGACGTTGCAGGAGCTGGCCACAATCGTACAGGAGAAGCTGGCGGTCAAGATAGCGATCCTGAATAACGGATACTTGGGCATGGTACGTCAGTGGCAGGAGTTGTTCTATGATCGCCGCTATGTCGCCACGCCGCTTTATGGTCCCGATTTCGTTAAGTTGGCGGAGGCTTACGGCATAGCGGGAGAGAGGGTCACTGACAGGCGCATGGTGACGGGTGCGATACAGCGCGCCATGAAGCACGACGGGCCGTTCCTGATCGATTTCCGCACGGAGCCGGAGGAAAATATCTATCCCATGGTGCGCCCCGGCGCAAACCTGTCTGAAATGATAGAGGAGCCCAGGGAGAAGGCCAGGAGAAAATAATGGCGAAACATACTTTAATAACATGGGTCGAGGACAAGCCCGGTGTGCTGAACCGGGTCTCAAGCCTCTTCCGCAGAAGACAGTTCAATATAGACAGCATAGCCGTCGGCCATACCGAGGTCGCCGGCGTATCGCGCATGACCATTGTAGTAGACGGCTCGACGGTCTCCGTGGAACAGGTGAGAAAACAACTGGACAAGCTGGTCAACGTGCTGAAG
This is a stretch of genomic DNA from Dehalococcoidia bacterium. It encodes these proteins:
- the ilvB gene encoding biosynthetic-type acetolactate synthase large subunit, giving the protein MKLTGAQIVCESLLKEGVKVMFGIPGGVLLPFYDTLPQYGKLHHVLCRHEQGAAHAAEGYARSCGKVGVCLATSGPGATNLITGIASAYLDSVPMVAITGQVARPFIGKDAFQEIDITGITLPITKHNYLVASAHELAAVIKESFHIASTGRQGPVLVDIPRDVFVEESEYHYPEKAELPGYKPTVRGHPAQIKKAVKFINEAKRPLIIAGKGVIDSGACAELKELAEKSQIPVVNTLLGLGSFPGTHMLCLGMLGMHGLAHANMAVNAADLIIAVGMRFDDRATASVAGFATKAQIIHIDVDPAEIGKNVRVDVPIVGDIRHVLKVLNAQIEVENHVDWISQIQEWEREHPPLAIRQCESVLPQYVVNQIYEVTKGEAIIVTGVGQNQMFAAHYFKYDKPNKFLSSGGLGPMGFELPAAMGAKVACPHDAVWCVAGDGGFQMTLQELATIVQEKLAVKIAILNNGYLGMVRQWQELFYDRRYVATPLYGPDFVKLAEAYGIAGERVTDRRMVTGAIQRAMKHDGPFLIDFRTEPEENIYPMVRPGANLSEMIEEPREKARRK